In Nitrospira sp., one genomic interval encodes:
- a CDS encoding flagellar motor protein: protein MDIATILGVVIAIGSILGGQALEGGHIGSILQLTAFIIVIGGTIGACCVQNPLPVVIKAMGSLSLAISNPHHDVKGTITQILDLANVSRKQGLLALEGKIKDLHDPFFKKGLQLIVDGTDPKALQEILEIEVEHHEEEGVLAAKVWEAAGGYAPTVGILGAVLGLIHVMENLADPSKLGGGIAVAFVATVYGVGAANLFFLPIANKIKLKLKEEAGLRTMVILGLVGLAQGENPRLLQEKLESYLPQNERTKDEKK from the coding sequence GTGGACATAGCCACGATATTAGGCGTCGTCATTGCGATCGGGTCCATTCTGGGCGGACAGGCACTGGAAGGGGGCCACATCGGCTCGATCCTGCAGTTGACGGCATTCATCATCGTGATCGGAGGAACCATCGGGGCCTGTTGTGTCCAAAATCCCCTTCCCGTGGTCATTAAGGCCATGGGCTCCCTCTCGCTCGCGATCAGTAACCCGCATCATGACGTGAAGGGAACCATTACGCAGATCTTGGACCTGGCCAATGTCTCGCGTAAACAGGGCCTGTTGGCCCTTGAAGGAAAAATAAAGGATCTGCACGATCCTTTCTTCAAGAAAGGCCTGCAATTGATCGTCGATGGGACAGACCCCAAGGCACTTCAAGAAATACTTGAGATTGAAGTCGAGCACCACGAAGAGGAAGGTGTGCTCGCGGCCAAAGTCTGGGAAGCCGCGGGCGGGTACGCACCGACGGTGGGCATCCTCGGTGCTGTGTTGGGCTTGATTCACGTCATGGAAAATCTGGCCGATCCCTCCAAACTGGGTGGCGGTATTGCCGTGGCCTTTGTGGCGACGGTCTATGGAGTCGGTGCCGCCAACCTGTTTTTTCTCCCGATCGCCAATAAGATCAAGTTGAAGTTGAAGGAAGAGGCCGGGCTCAGAACCATGGTGATTCTCGGTCTCGTCGGCTTGGCCCAGGGCGAAAATCCTAGGTTGTTGCAGGAGAAATTGGAAAGTTATCTGCCTCAGAACGAACGGACCAAAGACGAGAAGAAATAA
- a CDS encoding IS5 family transposase encodes MQQQTFAEVSFEQYRKPTRREQFLNEMNQVVPWAELVAAIEPVYPKAEGPGRPPVGVERMLRLHCLQQWFNLSDPAVEEALYDSHAMRQFVGIDLGREPVPDETTICKFRHLLEAHHLGAQLFARIGAYLAAHGLKVSRGTIVDATIINAPSSTKNRQKERDPEMHQTKKGNQWYFGMKAHIGVDSRTKLVHSVAATAANVHDSQVLPELLHGQETRVWGDAAYSGQRDMIQHHAPHAKSFVQTKAHRHRPLSETERARNRTKSKVRAKVEHVFLVIKRIFGWAKVRYRGLAKNAHWLSISCGLANLYVARRHLLAAA; translated from the coding sequence ATGCAGCAACAGACGTTTGCCGAAGTCTCGTTTGAACAGTATCGCAAGCCCACCCGCCGGGAGCAGTTTCTCAACGAGATGAACCAGGTTGTTCCATGGGCGGAATTGGTAGCGGCGATCGAGCCGGTCTACCCCAAGGCCGAGGGCCCAGGGCGTCCGCCCGTGGGTGTCGAACGCATGTTGCGCCTCCATTGTCTGCAACAGTGGTTTAACCTGTCGGACCCGGCGGTGGAGGAAGCGCTGTACGACTCACACGCCATGCGGCAGTTCGTGGGGATTGATCTGGGCCGCGAGCCCGTACCGGATGAAACCACCATCTGTAAGTTTCGGCATCTGCTGGAAGCCCACCACTTGGGCGCACAGCTCTTTGCGCGGATCGGCGCGTATCTGGCTGCCCACGGGCTGAAGGTCAGCCGGGGCACGATCGTGGATGCCACGATCATCAATGCGCCCAGTTCGACGAAGAATCGCCAGAAAGAGCGAGATCCGGAGATGCATCAGACCAAGAAGGGGAACCAGTGGTATTTCGGCATGAAGGCGCATATTGGAGTGGACAGCCGGACGAAGCTGGTTCACTCAGTGGCGGCCACGGCGGCGAATGTCCATGACAGCCAGGTGTTGCCGGAGTTGCTGCATGGACAGGAGACACGAGTATGGGGCGATGCCGCCTATAGCGGGCAACGCGACATGATTCAGCACCATGCTCCCCATGCCAAGAGCTTCGTCCAGACGAAAGCCCATCGCCATCGGCCCTTGAGCGAGACGGAGCGGGCCCGCAATCGGACGAAGTCGAAGGTTCGTGCCAAAGTCGAGCATGTGTTCTTGGTGATCAAGCGGATCTTCGGGTGGGCCAAAGTGCGGTACCGGGGGCTCGCGAAGAATGCGCACTGGTTGTCTATCAGTTGCGGCTTGGCGAATCTGTATGTAGCACGCCGGCACTTGCTGGCGGCAGCCTAG
- a CDS encoding Hpt domain-containing protein, translating to MSEHAAILDLPAALNWLDGDKELFLTLAGMFLERTGQDILSIRAALDAHDLPRLAKEAHRLKGSAMEFCAAPMVEAAKQLEHSARSGVANDMSVLYGTMQQELDRLTTALEAIIHTGFPE from the coding sequence ATGTCGGAGCATGCCGCGATCTTGGACCTGCCCGCCGCTCTCAACTGGCTTGACGGCGACAAAGAACTCTTTCTGACTCTGGCAGGCATGTTCTTGGAGCGCACCGGCCAGGACATCCTGTCCATTCGCGCAGCGCTCGACGCCCACGATCTCCCACGATTGGCCAAAGAAGCCCATCGGCTCAAGGGATCGGCCATGGAATTTTGCGCGGCTCCCATGGTGGAGGCGGCCAAGCAGCTGGAACATTCCGCACGAAGCGGCGTCGCAAACGACATGTCCGTCCTCTATGGGACCATGCAGCAAGAACTCGATCGACTGACCACCGCCCTGGAAGCCATCATCCATACAGGCTTCCCCGAATGA
- a CDS encoding lipopolysaccharide biosynthesis protein has protein sequence MWRDGVWVAAGQLVAALGVLVGVRLQTEVIPPDVYGQVALYSGVSTLILSVTCVPYWRGASLFWGEAVSQGLEEHFSLFVRRLVTRHLKIAATVVLLAGVFYASMAGDSQLAIFMLVFLLTIDTARSIEMAFLNAQREQRRYAIWNISEAWIRPLSAVFAVTFLGPRTEVVLGAYAVGSAATFAILKKRGSQTRYLRSEFSSEKAQDIQKHFWAYAHPLMPQGIVGWLSALADRYILANLVGLYEAGIYSAVHGLISRPFLMAQSLTELTIRPLYFQAVATEQSDKTKFYLYRWVLFNSAVGALLVIFCILSSDLLVQYLLGPAYAQSVSLIPYLAIGHLLLIIGYGLNGYLYAYKYTRHILAFDLLGALLALTISPILIATQGLQGAAVSCVVVYGIRTIALAVFVCVKISRTKQT, from the coding sequence GTGTGGCGTGATGGGGTTTGGGTAGCTGCGGGGCAACTCGTAGCTGCTCTTGGTGTCCTGGTAGGTGTACGTTTGCAAACAGAGGTTATTCCACCTGATGTGTACGGTCAAGTGGCCCTATATTCAGGAGTCTCAACCCTGATTCTATCGGTAACATGTGTGCCTTACTGGAGAGGTGCCTCCTTATTCTGGGGGGAAGCTGTATCTCAAGGGCTTGAAGAGCATTTCTCATTATTTGTAAGGCGGTTGGTTACACGACACCTTAAGATTGCCGCCACTGTCGTACTCCTAGCCGGTGTTTTCTACGCTAGTATGGCAGGAGATTCACAGTTAGCGATCTTTATGCTTGTCTTTTTGCTTACGATAGATACAGCAAGAAGCATAGAGATGGCATTCCTCAATGCGCAGAGGGAACAGCGGCGATACGCCATCTGGAACATTTCAGAAGCCTGGATAAGACCTCTCAGCGCTGTTTTTGCAGTTACGTTTTTAGGACCTCGAACTGAAGTTGTTTTGGGTGCGTATGCTGTGGGATCTGCTGCAACCTTCGCTATTCTAAAGAAACGGGGTTCCCAAACCAGGTATTTACGAAGTGAATTCAGTTCAGAGAAAGCTCAAGACATTCAGAAACATTTTTGGGCTTACGCTCATCCGCTTATGCCACAGGGAATAGTGGGCTGGTTAAGTGCGTTAGCGGACCGCTATATCCTAGCGAATCTTGTTGGCCTGTATGAGGCAGGAATTTATTCGGCGGTTCATGGTTTGATTAGTCGCCCTTTCCTGATGGCACAAAGCCTTACTGAGCTAACTATCCGTCCCTTATATTTCCAAGCTGTAGCTACAGAACAATCGGACAAGACGAAGTTTTATCTTTATAGATGGGTCCTCTTTAATTCTGCAGTTGGAGCACTGCTCGTTATTTTCTGCATTCTTAGCAGTGATCTACTAGTTCAATATTTGCTGGGTCCAGCGTACGCGCAAAGCGTTTCGTTAATACCTTATCTGGCAATTGGGCACCTGCTCTTGATAATCGGGTACGGTTTGAATGGGTATCTATATGCTTACAAATACACGAGACACATTCTAGCTTTTGATTTATTAGGTGCATTGCTTGCTCTGACTATTAGTCCAATCCTGATCGCCACTCAAGGGCTCCAAGGTGCCGCGGTATCGTGTGTAGTTGTATATGGCATTCGGACCATTGCACTGGCAGTGTTCGTCTGCGTCAAGATATCCCGCACAAAGCAAACATAA
- a CDS encoding response regulator, protein MPTAMILVVDDDVIARTSMANRLKRVGYHVIEAGDGTGGLAAIRRHKPDLIILDWMMPGLDGPTLCEAIRADADLKSSQVVLMTANDRPEQIAEGLSRGADDFMSKAASKQEIMARVQANLRARALVREIEQTRDDLDRSHRALTTKQAELERELQSAAAFVRSRLPQPGTPAPGCTMQWAYQPSLTLGGDLFQISRWGKDYMGIYMLDASGHGVAAALRAISLMTFLSEDNLVKVAGDYDPGLILNEANRRFPLTLDGEYFTLWVGRLELTSFTLCYAAAGHGGAFLQSPQGGSRWLSSASLPLGFDPQSVFHTATTQLHKQDRLYVFSDGIYEAPSKEGELWGRERLQATLEAHRTCKLGEGLVETIAAARQWMGSDLFPDDVALVGLEMVEQPAAQRSHR, encoded by the coding sequence GTGCCCACCGCCATGATTCTTGTCGTCGACGATGACGTGATCGCCCGCACCAGCATGGCCAACCGTCTCAAGCGGGTGGGTTACCATGTCATCGAAGCCGGTGACGGCACCGGGGGCCTGGCCGCCATCCGCCGCCACAAACCGGACTTGATCATTCTCGATTGGATGATGCCCGGCCTTGACGGACCCACCCTGTGCGAAGCCATTCGCGCCGACGCCGACCTGAAATCCAGCCAAGTCGTGCTCATGACCGCCAACGATCGGCCTGAACAAATCGCCGAAGGCCTCTCGCGCGGCGCCGATGATTTCATGAGCAAGGCGGCCAGCAAACAGGAGATCATGGCACGGGTTCAGGCGAACCTGCGTGCCCGTGCCCTGGTGCGGGAAATCGAACAGACGCGGGATGATCTCGATCGGTCCCATCGTGCATTAACCACGAAGCAAGCCGAACTCGAAAGGGAATTGCAGTCGGCCGCCGCATTCGTCCGCTCCCGCCTCCCGCAGCCCGGCACACCGGCACCGGGGTGTACGATGCAGTGGGCCTATCAACCGTCGTTGACTCTCGGGGGGGACCTGTTTCAAATCAGCCGTTGGGGAAAGGACTACATGGGAATCTACATGCTCGATGCCTCGGGCCATGGAGTGGCCGCGGCACTCAGGGCGATCAGCCTGATGACCTTCCTCAGCGAAGACAACCTGGTGAAGGTGGCCGGCGATTATGATCCCGGCCTAATCCTGAACGAGGCGAACCGCCGGTTTCCCCTCACTCTGGACGGCGAATACTTCACCCTGTGGGTCGGCCGCCTCGAACTCACGTCCTTCACGTTGTGTTATGCGGCGGCTGGGCATGGCGGCGCGTTTCTCCAGTCACCCCAGGGTGGCTCCCGGTGGTTGTCCTCTGCCAGTTTGCCGTTGGGATTCGATCCCCAGTCCGTCTTTCACACCGCCACCACGCAACTCCACAAGCAGGATCGCCTCTATGTGTTCAGTGACGGGATTTATGAGGCTCCCTCCAAGGAGGGCGAGTTGTGGGGGCGAGAACGGCTGCAAGCCACCCTTGAAGCACATCGGACCTGCAAACTCGGCGAGGGATTGGTGGAGACGATTGCCGCCGCGCGTCAGTGGATGGGCAGCGACCTGTTTCCTGACGATGTCGCACTCGTGGGCCTCGAAATGGTGGAACAGCCTGCGGCACAGAGGAGTCACCGGTGA
- a CDS encoding right-handed parallel beta-helix repeat-containing protein, which yields MKNFGVNACLALAALVVCIDPTHGGGLHENAQGEGVGIVDLMDFGAVGDGVSDDTAPVQRALSLCSSQGLSCVVTTGKQFLIRGPLYIWGKAHLVGDKLQGALIFDVHESPYLINVGLSGRQKLERAFSGTITGISFKVIGGEGGRLFFLWRTDGALIGDNHFDFGPFRYSATSSGNDNDVVKNGFTNCIRKNITIAHNTIVAAADYDGSEGIGLGHFDGALILANKVYGVGDDPIGIHFSKNIRILDNDLSSVDGRIFVVNSQHVTIANNRHERVRSPKDGRFYEGISLLYIGFETLEANSYAAPTDILVEQNTLYYPPGAIDKGAAIYLYGPRDVSVEKNKITNDSSDVHAAAVRVLPAVFSKRWNDPDSKDPASVARVHDTAIVENRSEGAYPLGIGMTGNCDAYAGHVVVQGNVAPTYSFYCNNISLSGNKSTQRGR from the coding sequence ATGAAGAACTTTGGAGTTAATGCTTGCCTTGCACTTGCGGCGCTAGTTGTTTGTATCGATCCGACTCATGGTGGTGGTCTGCACGAGAATGCGCAAGGAGAGGGTGTGGGCATAGTGGATCTCATGGATTTTGGAGCAGTAGGGGATGGTGTTTCTGATGATACGGCACCCGTTCAGCGGGCGCTCAGCCTATGCTCCAGCCAAGGTTTATCCTGCGTGGTCACTACAGGGAAGCAGTTTCTCATAAGGGGCCCTCTCTATATCTGGGGTAAGGCTCATCTAGTAGGTGATAAGCTACAGGGCGCCCTTATATTTGATGTTCACGAATCACCATATTTGATTAATGTGGGTCTGAGTGGTCGGCAAAAACTTGAGCGAGCATTTTCCGGAACAATCACCGGTATTTCCTTCAAGGTTATAGGTGGAGAGGGAGGGCGATTGTTTTTCCTTTGGCGCACGGATGGCGCATTGATAGGGGATAACCATTTCGATTTCGGCCCTTTTAGATATTCGGCTACATCGTCAGGAAATGATAACGATGTGGTCAAAAATGGGTTTACCAATTGCATTAGAAAAAATATCACGATTGCCCACAATACAATTGTTGCAGCGGCTGATTACGATGGTAGCGAGGGAATTGGCTTGGGCCACTTTGATGGAGCTTTGATTCTGGCTAATAAGGTTTATGGCGTTGGTGATGACCCGATCGGTATTCATTTTTCAAAGAATATACGAATCCTTGATAACGACTTGAGCAGTGTTGATGGCAGAATTTTTGTGGTTAACTCGCAACACGTCACTATCGCAAACAATAGACATGAGAGGGTTAGAAGCCCAAAGGACGGTCGCTTTTATGAAGGGATTTCGCTTCTGTATATCGGGTTTGAGACGCTAGAGGCGAACAGCTATGCTGCCCCAACAGATATTCTGGTGGAGCAAAATACTTTATATTACCCGCCGGGAGCAATTGATAAGGGAGCAGCCATCTATCTATATGGGCCGCGGGATGTTTCTGTGGAAAAAAACAAAATTACGAATGACTCTTCTGATGTGCACGCCGCTGCTGTGCGGGTTCTCCCTGCCGTATTTTCGAAACGATGGAACGATCCTGATTCTAAAGATCCAGCATCCGTTGCAAGAGTGCATGATACTGCAATCGTCGAAAATCGTAGTGAGGGTGCATATCCTCTAGGAATTGGTATGACGGGCAATTGCGATGCCTATGCTGGTCATGTAGTGGTACAAGGCAATGTTGCTCCCACCTACAGTTTTTACTGCAACAATATCTCTCTAAGCGGAAACAAGAGCACACAGAGGGGGCGTTAA
- a CDS encoding OmpA family protein — translation MMAKKKHEEHENHERWLVSYADFITLLFAFFVVMYSVSSVNEGKYRTVSDSIKAALNPVNSTPTSRLPFTIGDAKPKMVTPEITSANEPVIRRMREIMKRMHPVTKLEMPDIKVIETGNGAIIISLPESILFSSGEARVKPDALPFLKALAEVLLEMDRHIRILGHTDNVPIRTAQFPSNWELSAERAVMVVRIFSELYGVPITHLSATGFADAKPIATNDTPEGRSKNRRVEIVVLETTDHDNPGERGQSTEGPPA, via the coding sequence ATAATGGCTAAGAAGAAACACGAGGAACACGAGAACCATGAGCGATGGTTGGTGTCGTATGCCGACTTCATCACGCTGCTGTTCGCCTTCTTCGTGGTCATGTATTCTGTGTCCTCGGTTAATGAAGGCAAGTACCGCACAGTGAGTGACTCGATCAAGGCGGCCTTGAATCCTGTCAATAGCACGCCGACCAGCCGCCTGCCGTTCACGATCGGTGATGCGAAGCCGAAAATGGTGACCCCGGAAATTACAAGTGCCAACGAGCCGGTCATCCGCCGGATGCGTGAAATCATGAAGCGCATGCATCCGGTGACGAAGCTGGAAATGCCGGACATCAAGGTCATTGAAACGGGAAACGGCGCCATCATCATTTCTCTGCCGGAATCTATTCTCTTCAGTAGCGGCGAGGCCAGGGTCAAGCCGGATGCCCTGCCGTTCTTGAAAGCACTCGCTGAAGTCCTACTAGAAATGGATCGACATATCCGTATTCTGGGCCATACCGACAATGTGCCGATCCGTACGGCGCAATTTCCTTCCAATTGGGAGTTGTCTGCCGAGCGAGCTGTCATGGTGGTCCGGATCTTCTCCGAGTTGTACGGTGTGCCGATCACCCACTTGTCAGCCACGGGTTTTGCCGATGCCAAGCCTATCGCGACGAACGATACCCCTGAAGGGCGCTCCAAGAACAGGCGGGTCGAAATCGTCGTTCTGGAAACGACAGACCATGACAATCCGGGAGAACGTGGGCAAAGCACGGAGGGTCCTCCCGCCTGA
- a CDS encoding STAS domain-containing protein, which produces MKIIKELRDKTATLRLEGNFTYTQRKPFQEVIQAVCAQKVDHIIVDLSQVGFVDSAALGLLMITHRQLQADKRQLSLAYPQPTVRQIIELANLHKNIPFIEAPAPGLAKKSA; this is translated from the coding sequence ATGAAGATAATCAAGGAACTGAGAGACAAGACGGCGACATTGAGGCTGGAGGGCAATTTTACCTACACCCAACGGAAACCCTTCCAAGAAGTCATTCAGGCGGTCTGTGCCCAGAAGGTCGACCACATCATCGTGGATCTGTCGCAAGTCGGCTTCGTAGATAGCGCGGCTTTGGGACTGCTCATGATCACCCATCGTCAACTGCAGGCAGACAAACGACAGCTCTCGCTGGCCTATCCGCAGCCGACCGTCCGGCAGATCATCGAGTTGGCCAATCTGCACAAGAATATTCCCTTCATCGAAGCTCCCGCCCCCGGACTCGCCAAAAAGTCCGCCTAG
- a CDS encoding DUF420 domain-containing protein: MDLKTILWYLVLSSLTIAYLIVLSGVRAAKSHDVSHHSHRMIAGCTIVGIWLVAYLLKQVIFGREAFRGTDMEYWAFYLPVFVTHMLLAVTTIGLGAYNLHMGLHRLRYGSVGAMAAGMTTHRRMGKVLVWTFSGTMITAYLVYLMLFVWYAS, from the coding sequence ATGGATCTCAAGACCATCCTGTGGTATCTCGTCCTCTCCAGTCTGACCATTGCCTATCTCATCGTGCTGTCCGGTGTGCGGGCAGCCAAGTCGCATGACGTCTCGCACCATTCCCATCGGATGATCGCAGGGTGCACCATCGTCGGAATCTGGTTGGTCGCCTATCTGTTGAAGCAGGTGATCTTCGGCCGGGAAGCGTTTCGCGGGACGGATATGGAGTATTGGGCCTTCTATCTGCCGGTGTTCGTCACCCATATGCTGCTGGCCGTAACGACGATTGGCTTGGGCGCCTACAACCTCCACATGGGACTGCATCGTCTGCGCTACGGGAGCGTAGGCGCTATGGCCGCCGGGATGACCACGCACCGGCGTATGGGAAAGGTACTCGTGTGGACCTTCAGCGGCACGATGATCACAGCCTATTTGGTGTATCTCATGCTGTTTGTCTGGTATGCGAGCTGA
- a CDS encoding protein-glutamate O-methyltransferase, whose product MEHSITKQEYDRIRTLLYDESGISLGESKQSLVVSRLTKRLRELQLDNFTAYYNYVMQDGSGEEFTRMLDLLCTNKTDFFREPKHFDFLRERILPGLEREKRIRIWSSACSTGEEPYTIAMTLFEAVPNPTQWSFEILASDLSTRVLAHAASGLYTDDRVRAMPAAIVKRHFMRGRGDCAGLVKVKPHLAACIKFQRINLMDERFPICVPLDVVFCRNVMMYFDRSAQERLVNKLFHHLKPGGYLVIGHSDSLQWVSHPFKTAVPTIYRRDV is encoded by the coding sequence ATGGAGCACTCGATCACCAAGCAGGAATATGATCGCATTCGCACGCTCTTGTATGACGAGAGCGGGATTTCCCTGGGAGAAAGTAAACAATCCCTCGTGGTGTCCCGTCTCACGAAACGCTTGCGCGAGCTGCAACTGGATAACTTCACGGCCTACTACAACTACGTGATGCAGGACGGCAGCGGTGAAGAATTCACCCGCATGTTGGATCTGCTCTGCACAAACAAAACGGATTTCTTTCGTGAACCGAAGCATTTTGATTTTCTGCGCGAGCGCATTCTCCCGGGGCTTGAGCGGGAGAAGCGTATTCGCATCTGGTCTTCCGCCTGCTCGACCGGGGAGGAGCCGTACACGATTGCGATGACCCTGTTCGAAGCCGTTCCGAACCCGACGCAGTGGTCCTTTGAGATTCTGGCGTCGGACCTTTCGACCCGTGTGCTCGCTCATGCAGCGAGTGGGCTGTATACAGATGACCGCGTGAGAGCGATGCCGGCGGCGATCGTCAAGCGGCATTTTATGCGGGGGCGCGGGGACTGCGCCGGACTCGTCAAGGTCAAACCACATCTCGCAGCCTGTATCAAGTTCCAGCGCATAAATCTCATGGACGAGCGGTTTCCCATCTGTGTCCCGTTGGACGTGGTGTTTTGCCGGAACGTCATGATGTACTTCGATCGTTCGGCTCAAGAACGCCTGGTCAACAAACTCTTTCACCATCTCAAGCCGGGGGGGTACCTTGTGATCGGCCACTCGGACAGTTTGCAGTGGGTATCTCATCCGTTTAAGACCGCCGTCCCCACGATCTATCGGAGGGATGTCTAG
- a CDS encoding heparinase II/III-family protein, with amino-acid sequence MALRGHALRVTLSFNPDGLPQRLAAPAKALAAGRPADWWHGARERGLFSLFRLQQQLGSRWLSRAFTLQDVSASAFCRSPYPLLPSLPWQFTMDRASSEALLNGTLSVFGCPWQWTADGSCWHQAPDTGQTWPRQFFHHIPVHTGNPYGDVRVAWEPSRLQHLVTLALMAQKAEPTVRTRAVDAMEGHLLSWVQANPLLIGIHYISPMECGLRVLAACYALDLVRSWLQRPQPVWTALLTLVAGHAELIRRRLSLPSPPPHDTLAGAVALIHAGLLFPELEGAERWVAFGRYLLEEETPRHISHDGGGQEQGFGFLRFSTDLYGLVLSLLDQRQLSVPERIRHVFDRSRAFLNEFCPVTDDRLPPIGDGEHETALSPYLCFPAPSTARAAGLTTFHLSGYSIIRGRDLQRAVFDHGPLGMPPRFAHGHADALSLLLHVGLQDVLIDPGTFTYHGDAQWRAYFRGTRAHNTVTVDGLDQAVPEGPLAWSQPFDTHLIYKDETPEGTITVIARHYGYRDRLGVTHLRGVSYDPAGVWMIWDWLTGDGTHHLELNWHVGCRPVAVEGGYRLEGLDHPLLMTIEGGTSRLYEGSLQPIAGWRSTGYGTKEAITTICVERQGPLPHEFMTRIRFL; translated from the coding sequence ATGGCGCTCAGAGGTCACGCCTTGCGTGTGACGCTTTCGTTCAACCCCGACGGCTTGCCGCAGAGACTCGCGGCTCCCGCCAAGGCGCTGGCCGCCGGCCGTCCGGCCGATTGGTGGCATGGGGCACGGGAACGGGGCCTTTTCTCCCTCTTCCGCCTCCAACAACAACTGGGCAGCCGCTGGTTGAGCCGAGCCTTTACCCTACAAGACGTGTCAGCTTCCGCGTTCTGCCGCAGCCCCTATCCGCTGCTGCCCTCGCTGCCTTGGCAGTTCACCATGGACCGGGCGTCGAGTGAGGCGCTCTTGAACGGGACGCTCTCCGTGTTTGGATGCCCCTGGCAATGGACGGCTGATGGTTCCTGCTGGCATCAAGCTCCCGACACAGGGCAGACCTGGCCACGGCAGTTTTTCCATCACATTCCGGTTCACACAGGCAATCCCTACGGCGATGTGCGGGTGGCGTGGGAACCGTCGCGGCTGCAACACCTCGTGACGCTCGCGCTGATGGCCCAAAAGGCGGAGCCGACCGTCCGAACCCGCGCCGTCGATGCAATGGAGGGGCACCTGTTGTCCTGGGTTCAGGCCAACCCGCTGTTGATCGGTATCCATTACATCTCGCCGATGGAATGCGGGCTGCGCGTCTTGGCCGCCTGTTATGCGCTGGATCTGGTTCGCTCTTGGCTCCAGCGGCCACAGCCGGTGTGGACCGCCTTGCTCACATTGGTCGCGGGACATGCGGAATTGATCCGCCGGCGTCTGTCGCTTCCATCGCCGCCTCCCCATGATACCCTCGCAGGCGCTGTGGCCTTGATCCATGCCGGCCTGCTGTTTCCCGAACTGGAGGGCGCGGAACGTTGGGTAGCCTTCGGCCGATACCTCTTGGAAGAGGAAACGCCTCGCCATATCAGTCACGATGGTGGAGGGCAGGAGCAGGGGTTTGGTTTTCTGCGCTTCAGCACGGACCTCTACGGACTGGTGCTCTCCCTGCTCGATCAGCGTCAACTGTCGGTGCCGGAACGCATCCGCCATGTGTTCGATCGCAGCCGGGCCTTCCTGAACGAGTTTTGCCCTGTCACCGACGATCGGTTACCACCTATCGGTGACGGAGAGCACGAAACCGCCCTCTCCCCTTATCTCTGTTTCCCGGCCCCCAGCACCGCGCGCGCGGCGGGTCTGACCACGTTTCACCTGTCCGGTTACTCGATCATTCGTGGGCGAGACCTGCAACGGGCCGTGTTCGACCACGGGCCGCTCGGTATGCCGCCTCGATTCGCGCATGGTCACGCCGACGCGCTCTCCCTGCTCCTTCATGTGGGGCTTCAGGATGTGTTGATCGATCCCGGCACGTTCACCTACCACGGCGATGCCCAGTGGCGGGCCTATTTTCGCGGCACGCGGGCTCACAACACGGTGACGGTGGACGGCCTGGACCAAGCCGTGCCGGAGGGGCCGCTGGCGTGGTCGCAGCCGTTTGACACGCACCTCATTTATAAGGACGAAACGCCGGAGGGCACAATCACTGTGATTGCTCGGCACTACGGGTACCGGGACCGGTTAGGGGTGACGCATCTGCGCGGCGTGTCATACGATCCGGCGGGAGTGTGGATGATTTGGGACTGGCTCACGGGCGACGGGACGCACCACCTTGAGTTGAATTGGCATGTGGGTTGCCGACCGGTGGCGGTCGAGGGAGGCTATCGGCTGGAGGGCTTGGATCACCCGCTTCTGATGACGATCGAAGGCGGGACGAGCCGGCTCTATGAAGGGTCGCTCCAGCCGATCGCGGGCTGGCGCTCAACCGGCTATGGCACGAAGGAAGCGATCACGACGATCTGCGTCGAGCGCCAGGGGCCGCTCCCCCATGAGTTCATGACCCGCATTCGGTTCCTGTAG